The Lutra lutra chromosome 10, mLutLut1.2, whole genome shotgun sequence genome contains a region encoding:
- the LOC125078932 gene encoding protein tyrosine phosphatase type IVA 1-like has product MNMAPTSPPAPVEVTYRNMRFLITHSPTSATLNKFIEELKKHGVTTIVRVCEATYDTALVEKEGIQVLDWPFDDGSSPSNQIVDDWLSLVHIKFREEPGCCIAVHCVAGLGRTPVLVALALIEGGMKNEDAVQFIRQKRRGAFNSKQLLYLEKYRSKMRLRYKDSSGHRNNCCIQ; this is encoded by the coding sequence ATGAACATGGCTCCAACGAGCCCGCCAGCCCCCGTGGAAGTCACATACAGGAACATGAGATTTCTTATTACACACAGCCCAACCAGTGCAACCTTAAACAAGTTTATAGAAGAACTTAAGAAACACGGAGTTACTACAATAGTAAGAGTATGTGAAGCAACCTACGACACTGCTCTCGTGGAGAAAGAAGGCATCCAGGTTCTGGATTGGCCTTTCGATGACGGGTCATCGCCATCTAACCAGATTGTCGACGACTGGTTGAGTCTTGTACACATTAAATTTCGGGAAGAACCTGGTTGTTGTATTGCTGTCCACTGTGTTGCGGGTCTTGGGAGAACGCCAGTGCTTGTTGCCCTAGCACTAATTGAAGGtggaatgaaaaatgaagatgCAGTACAGTTTATAAGACAAAAGCGGCGTGGAGCTTTTAACAGCAAGCAACTTTTGTATTTGGAGAAATATCGTTCTAAAATGCGGCTGCGCTACAAAGACTCCAGTGGTCATAGAAACAACTGTTGCATTCAATAA